Proteins encoded together in one Thermotoga sp. window:
- the rgy gene encoding reverse gyrase, protein MNSKYYHSCINCGGVNTDERNERGLPCEVCLPEESPSDIYKALLEKRTLKDYRFYHRFWSEYEDFRNFFKEVFGKDLTGYQRLWAKRMVLGKSFTMVAPTGVGKTTFGMIASLWLAKKGKKSALVFPTVTLVKQTLERLREMAEGVRILGFYSSMKKEERKNFEESFKKGDYHVLVVSTQFVSKHREELSKKKFDFVFVDDVDAVLKASRNIDTLLTMVGIPEDVIKKAFSAIKQGKIYEKPKSLKTGILVVSSATAKPRGIRPLLFRDLLNFTVGRLVSVARNITHVRISRKSRKRLIELLETFRDGVLIFTQTEEEGRNLVEYLKEQGIRVGETWERFEENFEAFKNGEINVLVGVQAYYGKLTRGVDLPERIKYVIFWGAPSMRFSLDLNRAPKFVLTRLLRESGLIKEKKIGDEELRKLAKSHFSQEELVERVKKIFRGSAVRGEELIVPDIYTYIQASGRSSRILNGVLVKGLSVIFEEDEEVFESLRTRLLLIAEEEIVEEPEVDWEKLVREVEESRKSLGEGSFDTSRSLLIVVESPTKADTISKFLGKASSRRERNILVHEAVTGEGIILFTATRGHVYDLIVKGGIHGVEEKDGIFVPVYNSLKRCRDCGYQFTEDRGECPVCSSRNLDDKTETLKALREISLE, encoded by the coding sequence GTGAACTCGAAGTACTACCACTCGTGTATAAACTGTGGTGGGGTGAACACCGACGAGAGGAATGAGAGGGGACTCCCATGTGAAGTATGCCTTCCCGAGGAGTCCCCTTCTGACATCTATAAGGCACTTCTTGAGAAAAGAACGTTGAAGGATTATCGCTTCTATCACAGATTCTGGAGCGAGTACGAAGACTTTCGAAATTTTTTCAAAGAAGTGTTCGGGAAGGACTTGACGGGATACCAACGGCTGTGGGCCAAGAGAATGGTTTTGGGGAAAAGTTTTACGATGGTTGCACCGACGGGAGTGGGGAAAACCACGTTTGGAATGATAGCGTCCCTGTGGCTTGCAAAAAAGGGAAAAAAGTCTGCTCTCGTCTTTCCCACAGTGACCCTCGTCAAGCAGACACTTGAAAGGTTGAGGGAAATGGCTGAAGGTGTTAGAATCCTGGGATTCTACTCTTCCATGAAAAAGGAAGAGAGGAAGAATTTCGAGGAAAGTTTCAAGAAGGGTGACTATCACGTACTCGTTGTTTCTACACAATTTGTTTCTAAACACAGAGAGGAGCTTTCTAAGAAGAAATTTGACTTCGTCTTCGTGGACGATGTGGATGCAGTTCTCAAGGCCTCTCGTAACATAGACACCCTACTCACAATGGTAGGGATCCCCGAGGACGTTATAAAGAAGGCGTTCTCCGCCATTAAGCAGGGAAAGATCTACGAAAAACCGAAAAGTTTGAAGACAGGAATTCTTGTGGTTTCCTCTGCCACAGCCAAGCCGCGTGGGATCAGGCCTTTGCTGTTCAGAGACCTCCTCAATTTCACTGTGGGTAGGTTGGTGTCCGTGGCACGAAACATCACGCACGTGAGGATTTCCAGAAAATCCAGAAAGCGTTTGATAGAACTGCTCGAGACGTTCAGGGACGGTGTTTTGATCTTCACACAGACGGAGGAAGAAGGTAGGAATCTGGTCGAGTATTTGAAAGAACAAGGAATAAGGGTGGGAGAAACTTGGGAAAGGTTCGAAGAAAACTTCGAGGCATTCAAAAACGGAGAAATCAATGTTCTAGTGGGTGTGCAGGCGTATTATGGAAAGCTAACGAGGGGAGTTGATCTTCCAGAGAGGATAAAGTACGTGATCTTCTGGGGTGCCCCTTCTATGAGATTTTCCTTGGATCTCAACAGGGCTCCAAAGTTCGTCCTCACTAGGCTCCTCAGAGAATCAGGTTTGATAAAAGAGAAGAAAATAGGTGACGAGGAGCTCAGAAAACTCGCAAAATCGCACTTTTCCCAAGAAGAACTCGTAGAGAGAGTGAAGAAAATTTTCAGGGGTTCTGCTGTGAGAGGTGAAGAACTCATCGTTCCCGACATCTACACCTACATTCAGGCGTCCGGAAGATCATCGAGAATATTGAACGGCGTGCTCGTCAAGGGTTTGTCGGTGATCTTTGAGGAAGATGAGGAAGTCTTCGAGTCTTTGAGAACCCGTCTTCTTCTTATCGCAGAAGAAGAGATCGTCGAAGAACCGGAGGTAGATTGGGAGAAACTCGTTCGTGAGGTGGAAGAGAGCAGAAAGAGTCTGGGGGAAGGGTCTTTTGACACTTCTCGCTCCCTTCTGATAGTCGTTGAGTCGCCAACCAAGGCGGATACGATCTCGAAGTTCCTGGGGAAGGCTTCTTCTCGTAGGGAAAGAAACATCCTAGTCCACGAGGCTGTGACGGGCGAAGGAATCATTCTGTTCACGGCAACAAGAGGACACGTTTACGATCTTATCGTGAAGGGAGGGATTCACGGGGTTGAAGAGAAAGATGGGATCTTCGTCCCCGTTTACAATTCTCTGAAGAGATGCAGGGATTGTGGGTACCAGTTCACAGAGGACCGTGGAGAATGTCCCGTTTGCTCTTCGAGAAACCTCGACGATAAAACTGAAACCCTCAAGGCATTGAGGGAGATATCGCTTGAGG
- a CDS encoding adenosylhomocysteinase has product MKTGEMKINWVSRYMPLLNEISKEFSEKRPLEGVTVGMSIHLEAKTAYLAITLAKLGANVVVTGSNPLSTQDDVAEALKEKGITVYAKRTRDENMYRRNLMKVLDERPDFIIDDGGDLTVMAHTERTDALGSLKGVSEETTTGVKRLKALEKSGKLKVPVIAVNDSKMKFLFDNRYGTGQSTWDAIMRNTNLLIAGKRVVVAGYGWCGRGIALRASGLGAKVIVTEVDPVKAVEAIMDGFEVLPMKEAVKLADFVITATGNTDVLTEEDILSLKNGAVLANAGHFNVEIPVKVLEEVAVEKFEARSNVTGYVLKNGKTVFLLAEGRLVNLAAGDGHPIEIMDLSFALQTFAVLHLLENHTNMKPRVYTLPSEVDEKVAMMKLKSMNVKIDSLTEKQRRYLESWR; this is encoded by the coding sequence ATGAAGACAGGTGAGATGAAAATAAACTGGGTTTCCAGATACATGCCTCTTCTGAACGAGATATCGAAGGAATTTTCGGAGAAAAGGCCACTCGAGGGTGTGACGGTTGGAATGAGCATACATCTAGAAGCGAAGACGGCGTATCTTGCGATCACGCTTGCAAAACTCGGAGCGAACGTCGTCGTCACAGGAAGTAACCCTCTTTCCACGCAGGATGATGTGGCAGAGGCCCTCAAGGAAAAGGGTATCACCGTTTACGCGAAGAGGACTCGCGACGAAAACATGTACCGAAGGAACCTCATGAAGGTGCTCGATGAAAGGCCTGATTTCATAATAGATGATGGAGGAGATCTCACGGTTATGGCGCACACTGAGAGAACCGATGCCCTCGGAAGTTTGAAGGGTGTTTCTGAAGAAACCACAACCGGTGTGAAACGCCTGAAAGCCCTTGAAAAATCTGGAAAGTTGAAAGTACCGGTCATCGCTGTGAACGACTCGAAAATGAAGTTCCTCTTTGACAACAGATATGGAACGGGACAATCCACGTGGGATGCTATCATGAGAAACACGAATCTTCTGATCGCTGGAAAAAGAGTCGTGGTTGCCGGTTATGGTTGGTGCGGAAGAGGAATCGCTTTGAGAGCTTCTGGTCTCGGAGCAAAGGTGATCGTGACGGAAGTAGATCCTGTTAAAGCGGTGGAAGCGATCATGGACGGTTTTGAGGTGTTGCCGATGAAAGAGGCTGTCAAACTGGCCGATTTCGTCATAACGGCCACGGGGAACACGGATGTGCTCACCGAGGAGGACATTCTCTCTCTTAAAAACGGAGCGGTTCTGGCCAATGCGGGTCATTTTAACGTGGAAATCCCTGTAAAGGTACTTGAAGAGGTCGCCGTTGAGAAATTCGAAGCGCGTTCAAACGTGACGGGTTACGTGTTGAAGAACGGAAAGACGGTCTTTCTCCTCGCAGAAGGTCGACTGGTCAACCTCGCGGCGGGAGACGGTCATCCCATCGAGATCATGGATCTTTCGTTTGCTCTCCAAACCTTCGCCGTATTACATCTTCTGGAGAATCACACGAACATGAAACCAAGAGTTTACACTCTCCCATCCGAGGTGGACGAGAAGGTGGCTATGATGAAGCTGAAATCGATGAACGTGAAGATAGACAGTTTAACGGAGAAACAAAGGAGGTATCTGGAGAGTTGGCGGTGA
- a CDS encoding YqeG family HAD IIIA-type phosphatase codes for MRKVTRVKRVEAIDFDGLIRKGYRYFLFDFDNTLAPWRKSELSEEKKKILEDLSGKAHVVIISNGKPRKVDLPATFVWRAGKPFSFKVWRFLKKEKMDPKRCVMIGDQLFTDVLMGRLFGFHVIKVEPISQEEFFGTKILRFFEKILEGRHNEDR; via the coding sequence ATGAGAAAGGTGACGCGTGTGAAAAGAGTGGAAGCCATCGACTTCGATGGTTTGATTCGGAAAGGGTACAGGTATTTTCTGTTCGATTTCGATAACACGCTCGCTCCGTGGAGAAAAAGTGAGTTATCGGAGGAGAAAAAAAAGATCCTGGAGGATTTGTCAGGTAAAGCGCACGTGGTAATCATTTCCAACGGTAAGCCAAGGAAAGTCGATCTCCCGGCCACGTTCGTTTGGCGGGCGGGGAAGCCTTTTAGTTTCAAGGTCTGGAGATTTTTGAAGAAAGAAAAGATGGATCCCAAGCGCTGTGTGATGATAGGGGATCAACTTTTCACCGACGTTCTCATGGGAAGGCTCTTTGGATTCCATGTGATAAAAGTGGAGCCAATCAGCCAGGAGGAGTTCTTTGGAACGAAGATACTGAGATTCTTCGAGAAAATTTTGGAGGGACGGCACAATGAAGACAGGTGA
- a CDS encoding DUF4911 domain-containing protein, with product MEYDIYVKVSKEDVHLLNYLLEVEEHMFNIRKYEDGVLRIITPFPKEAIELLEGCKEMVELEIVDVRENPGEA from the coding sequence GTGAAGGTATCCAAGGAAGATGTTCACCTTCTGAACTACCTTCTGGAAGTCGAAGAGCACATGTTCAACATCAGAAAGTATGAGGACGGTGTTCTGAGGATCATAACTCCCTTTCCAAAAGAAGCAATCGAGCTTCTGGAAGGTTGTAAGGAGATGGTCGAGCTTGAAATCGTCGATGTGAGGGAGAATCCTGGAGAAGCATGA